The following proteins are co-located in the Phoenix dactylifera cultivar Barhee BC4 unplaced genomic scaffold, palm_55x_up_171113_PBpolish2nd_filt_p 000077F, whole genome shotgun sequence genome:
- the LOC103715089 gene encoding uncharacterized protein LOC103715089 isoform X2 encodes MSLGSSSTPLPLPPLSLSPLSLQRKARRLRLQSSSFLPSPRPRTKRPNRLRPNLPKTLIPKPQSPPPPPPRPLPPPTPDESPAAHPVVVVVEGEVEAVEGTVRAAEGVVPFPPAGRRLFPGPVLDLVFRFAALFAVQTVVAVWFLGGESVEESGGREEQGRKTMKVEKAEAEGVGEFERMVLEIRAMAKEARESDRKDLAEGNRVKEEVGRGIGRLRKSFSQVILDENDSSSSSKGRDGKKSGGKSNEKRKLGFLSSVAKNRNVPKGFNGSKGKDESVDGGIGGIQQLAHQKPGKEPSILNEQGKKRACGSEMTKTFADVESYTVSSTQGTERLEDGHGTSFSRTRNSRSNPDYIEGDLSPEFSSSTYAVYDSRSYTQADISKEASLMESKSMLEMQNDKSSMKANGEPSVINRNVSEKEERDSQTKQVEHKSVVNEEKDSQFDKGHNLWWLKLPYVLRF; translated from the exons ATGAGCTTGGGCTCCTCAtccacccctctccctctcccacccctctccctctcccctctttCTCTTCAAAGAAAAGCAAGGAGACTCCGACTCCaatcctcctcttttcttccctCTCCCAGGCCTCGAACCAAGCGCCCCAACCGCCTCCGCCCCAATCTCCCCAAAACCCTAATCCCCAAACCCCAATCCCCACCTCCGCCGCCCCCTCGGCCCCTCCCTCCTCCGACTCCCGATGAATCCCCCGCCGCCCAccccgtcgtcgtcgtcgtcgaagGAGAGGTGGAAGCTGTCGAGGGAACGGTGCGGGCGGCGGAGGGAGTCGTCCCGTTCCCTCCCGCCGGCCGCCGATTGTTCCCGGGACCGGTCCTCGACCTCGTCTTCCGGTTTGCCGCCCTTTTCGCGGTGCAGACGGTTGTTGCCGTCTGGTTCCTAGGCGGCGAGAGCGTCGAGGAGAGCGGGGGACGTGAGGAGCAGGGGAGGAAGACGATGAAGGTTGAGAAGGCGGAGGCGGAGGGCGTGGGGGAGTTTGAGAGGATGGTGCTGGAGATCAGGGCGATGGCGAAGGAGGCGAGGGAGAGCGACAGGAAGGATCTTGCTGAGGGGAATAGAGTCAAGGAGGAGGTTGGCCGGGGGATTGGCCGcttgagaaagagtttttctcaGGTTATTTTGGATGAGaatgattcttcttcttcttccaagggTAGGGATGGGAAGAAAAGTGGAGGGAAATCGAACGAGAAAAGAAAGCTTGGATTTTTGAGCTCCGTTGCGAAGAATCGGAATGTTCCAAAGGGGTTTAATGGGTCAAAGGGGAAGGATGAGTCTGTTGATGGTGGCATTG GTGGTATTCAACAGCTTGCTCATCAAAAACCTGGGAAGGAACCCTCAATACTGAATgagcaagggaagaaaagagCATGTGGCTCCGAGATGACCAAAACGTTTGCTGATGTGGAGAGTTATACAGTTTCATCAACTCAAGGAACTGAAAGATTAGAAGATGGTCATGGCACTTCTTTTAGTAGAACCAGAAACAGTAGAAGCAACCCAGATTATATTGAAGGGGATTTGTCTCCCGAGTTTAGCAGTTCCACATATGCTGTATATGATTCTAGAAGTTATACTCAAGCAGATATATCAAAGGAGGCTTCTCTGATGGAAAGCAAATCCATGCTGGAGATGCAGAATGACAAAAGTTCCATGAAGGCAAATGGAGAACCCTCTGTTATAAACAGAAACGTCAGTGAGAAAGAAGAGCGGGATTCGCAAACTAAACAAGTTGAACACAAGTCAGTtgttaatgaagaaaaagataGCCAGTTTGATAAAGG